A single window of Streptococcus cristatus ATCC 51100 DNA harbors:
- a CDS encoding DUF1294 domain-containing protein → MKWILTDICLLWNLVVFLLYGWDKRKAKKNHYRIPEKTLLLSALVAGGLGALLGGHLFHHKTRKWYFWLAWICGVIVEIGILYYIWRS, encoded by the coding sequence ATGAAATGGATATTAACGGATATTTGCCTGCTATGGAACCTTGTCGTTTTCCTCCTTTATGGCTGGGATAAGCGTAAGGCTAAGAAAAATCACTACCGCATTCCAGAGAAGACTTTGCTCTTGTCAGCTTTGGTAGCCGGAGGTTTGGGCGCTTTATTAGGTGGTCACCTCTTTCACCACAAGACCAGAAAATGGTATTTCTGGTTGGCTTGGATTTGCGGAGTAATAGTGGAAATTGGAATTTTGTATTACATATGGAGAAGCTAG
- a CDS encoding ATP-binding cassette domain-containing protein yields MIEYKNVALRYTEKDVLRDVNLRIENGEFMVLVGPSGSGKTTMIKMINRLLEPTDGNIYMDDKRIKDYDERELRLSTGYVLQAIALFPNLTVAENIALIPEMKGWTKEEIAQKTEELLAKVGLPVAEYGHRLPSELSGGEQQRVGIVRAMIGQPKILLMDEPFSALDAISRKQLQTLTRELHNEFGMTTIFVTHDTDEALKLGNRIAVLQDGEIRQVATPEEILSAPATSFVADLFGGVQHG; encoded by the coding sequence ATGATTGAATATAAAAATGTAGCGCTACGCTATACAGAAAAAGATGTCTTGAGAGATGTTAATTTACGGATTGAGAACGGGGAATTCATGGTTTTAGTTGGACCTTCAGGGTCAGGTAAGACGACCATGATAAAGATGATCAACCGTCTTTTAGAGCCAACAGATGGCAATATCTATATGGATGATAAACGGATTAAGGATTATGATGAGCGTGAGCTACGCCTCTCTACAGGCTATGTCTTACAGGCCATTGCTCTGTTTCCCAATCTAACGGTTGCGGAAAATATTGCCCTGATTCCTGAGATGAAGGGGTGGACTAAGGAAGAGATTGCTCAGAAAACAGAAGAGCTTTTGGCTAAGGTTGGTTTACCAGTAGCTGAGTATGGACATCGACTTCCTAGTGAATTATCTGGTGGAGAACAGCAACGGGTGGGCATTGTCCGGGCCATGATTGGTCAACCTAAGATTCTACTCATGGATGAACCTTTTTCGGCCTTGGATGCCATTTCGAGAAAACAACTACAAACTTTGACCAGAGAATTGCACAATGAATTTGGGATGACGACAATCTTTGTGACTCATGATACGGACGAGGCTTTAAAGTTGGGGAATCGGATTGCCGTTCTGCAGGACGGGGAGATTCGTCAAGTGGCGACACCTGAGGAAATCTTATCTGCACCTGCAACCAGCTTCGTAGCAGATTTATTTGGAGGTGTTCAACATGGCTAA
- the leuC gene encoding 3-isopropylmalate dehydratase large subunit yields MAGKSIFDKIWERHVITGQEGQPQLMYVDQHYIHEVTSPQAFQGLRDAGRKVRRPDLTFGTFDHNVPTVNIYDIRDVISKAQIDKLSENVKDFGIEHAAHGSELQGIVHMVGPETGKTQPGKFIVCGDSHTATHGAFGAIAFGIGTSEVEHVFATQTIWQVKPKKMLVKFTGVPPKGVYSKDFILALIAKYGVAAGVGYVVEYAGDAIDHLTMEERMTICNMSIEFGSKMGIMNPDQKTYDYVQGRPGAPKDFEAAVADWKTLVSDPDAVYDKVIEMDVSQLAPMVTWGTNPSMGVEFGAAFPAIRDMNDERAYNYMDLSPGKKAEDIDLGYIFIGSCTNARLSDLQLAAKFVAGKHIAPNLTAIVVPGSRPVKRAAEKMGLDKIFMDAGFEWRDPGCSMCLGMNPDKVPDGVHCASTSNRNFEDRQGFGAKTHLCSPAMAAAAAIAGHFVDVRQLPEVQ; encoded by the coding sequence ATGGCTGGAAAATCAATTTTTGATAAGATTTGGGAAAGGCACGTAATAACAGGCCAAGAAGGTCAACCCCAGCTTATGTATGTGGATCAGCATTATATTCATGAAGTAACCAGCCCTCAGGCTTTTCAAGGCCTTCGAGATGCAGGGCGCAAAGTTAGACGGCCGGACTTGACCTTTGGAACCTTTGACCATAATGTTCCTACGGTCAATATCTATGATATTCGGGATGTGATTTCCAAGGCTCAGATTGATAAGCTTTCTGAGAATGTCAAGGATTTTGGCATCGAGCATGCGGCTCACGGATCAGAACTGCAGGGGATTGTTCATATGGTTGGGCCAGAAACGGGCAAGACTCAGCCGGGCAAATTTATCGTCTGTGGCGATAGTCACACGGCTACTCACGGAGCTTTTGGAGCTATTGCTTTTGGAATTGGTACTTCAGAGGTGGAGCACGTCTTTGCCACGCAGACCATTTGGCAAGTCAAACCCAAGAAAATGCTGGTCAAATTTACCGGAGTGCCACCTAAAGGTGTTTATTCCAAGGACTTCATCCTCGCTTTGATTGCCAAATACGGTGTAGCTGCAGGTGTTGGCTATGTGGTTGAGTATGCCGGTGATGCCATTGATCATTTGACCATGGAAGAGCGCATGACCATCTGCAATATGTCCATTGAGTTTGGCTCCAAGATGGGCATTATGAATCCTGATCAGAAGACCTATGATTACGTTCAAGGTCGGCCGGGAGCACCTAAGGACTTTGAGGCGGCAGTGGCTGATTGGAAGACTCTGGTCAGTGATCCTGATGCTGTCTATGATAAGGTCATTGAGATGGATGTTTCCCAGTTGGCACCTATGGTGACTTGGGGAACCAATCCTTCTATGGGAGTAGAGTTTGGCGCGGCTTTCCCAGCAATTCGCGATATGAACGACGAGCGGGCCTATAATTACATGGACCTCTCTCCGGGTAAGAAAGCAGAAGATATTGACCTAGGTTATATCTTTATCGGATCCTGTACCAATGCCAGACTCAGCGATTTGCAGCTGGCAGCTAAGTTCGTCGCTGGTAAGCACATTGCTCCCAATCTAACAGCTATCGTCGTACCAGGCTCTCGTCCGGTCAAGCGGGCTGCTGAAAAGATGGGACTGGATAAAATTTTCATGGATGCAGGCTTTGAGTGGCGCGATCCGGGTTGTTCCATGTGCCTGGGAATGAATCCAGACAAGGTGCCAGACGGAGTCCACTGTGCCTCAACCAGCAATCGGAACTTTGAGGATCGTCAGGGATTTGGCGCTAAAACCCATCTTTGCAGTCCTGCTATGGCCGCAGCGGCAGCTATTGCCGGGCACTTCGTAGACGTCCGCCAGCTACCGGAGGTCCAGTAA
- a CDS encoding TfoX/Sxy family protein has product MASSQEYLDFILKQLQGLGQEISFRKMMGEYLLYYRGRLFGGIYDNRLLLKAVQPALALLENPVYETPYPGAKPMLRIKEVEDAAFLCSLIEAVYPVLPAPKKKE; this is encoded by the coding sequence ATGGCATCTAGTCAAGAATATTTGGATTTTATCCTGAAGCAGCTGCAGGGCTTAGGCCAAGAAATTAGCTTTCGCAAGATGATGGGAGAGTATTTGCTCTATTATCGAGGTCGCTTATTCGGCGGGATTTATGACAATCGCTTGCTGCTGAAGGCAGTTCAGCCAGCCCTGGCTCTCTTAGAAAATCCAGTCTATGAAACTCCTTATCCAGGCGCAAAGCCAATGCTTCGTATAAAAGAAGTAGAAGATGCAGCCTTTCTCTGCAGTTTGATTGAGGCTGTCTATCCTGTCTTACCAGCACCTAAAAAGAAAGAATAG
- a CDS encoding ABC transporter permease/substrate-binding protein — MANLISTFQERFGEWLAALGQHLQLSLLTLLVAIFLTIPLAIYLNSHKKAANWVLQIAGIFQTIPSMALLGLFIPLMGIGTLPALTALVIYAIFPILENTVTALNGIDPSLEEAGIAFGMTKWERLKKFELPLAMPVVVSGVRTATVMIIGTATLAALVGAGGLGSFILLGIDRRNASLILIGAISSAVLAILFNSLLKWMEKAKLRTIFTAFAVLILGLGASYTPSLLPKQEKDHLVIAGKLGPEPEILMNMYKLLIEENTDMTVTVKPNFGKTDFLYQALKKGDIDIYPEFTGTITGTLLQPAPKVSTDAEEVFEVARDGIKKQDNLVLLNHMAYQNTYAIAVPKSVAKEYNLKTISDLKAVQDKLKAGFTLEFNDREDGNKGLQSVYGLNLNVSTMEPALRYDAIKSGDIQIMEVYSTDPEIERYQLQILEDDKHLFPPYQGAPLMKAELLEKHPELEGILNKLAGKITESQMSQMNYQVGIEGKKAEDVARDYLVKEGLLKK; from the coding sequence ATGGCTAATTTAATTTCTACCTTTCAAGAGCGCTTTGGAGAATGGTTGGCAGCCTTAGGGCAACACCTCCAGCTGTCTCTTCTGACCTTACTAGTGGCCATCTTCCTGACCATTCCACTCGCTATTTATCTCAATAGTCACAAAAAAGCAGCTAATTGGGTACTGCAAATTGCAGGAATCTTTCAAACCATTCCTTCAATGGCCTTGCTGGGACTCTTTATCCCCCTCATGGGGATTGGCACACTGCCGGCACTGACTGCCCTGGTGATCTACGCTATTTTCCCGATTTTAGAGAATACTGTCACTGCTTTGAATGGGATTGATCCTAGTTTAGAGGAAGCTGGAATCGCCTTTGGGATGACCAAGTGGGAGCGACTCAAAAAGTTTGAACTGCCTCTAGCTATGCCCGTCGTCGTATCAGGAGTTCGGACGGCAACAGTTATGATTATCGGAACAGCAACTCTAGCAGCCCTTGTCGGAGCTGGTGGACTAGGTTCTTTTATCCTTCTAGGAATTGACCGTCGCAATGCCAGTCTAATCTTGATTGGAGCTATTTCATCTGCAGTTTTGGCAATTCTTTTCAACAGTCTTCTTAAATGGATGGAAAAGGCTAAGCTTCGGACGATATTTACAGCTTTTGCGGTCTTAATCCTCGGGCTAGGCGCTTCTTACACACCTAGTCTGCTTCCCAAGCAGGAGAAGGATCATCTGGTTATTGCTGGGAAATTAGGTCCAGAACCAGAAATTCTTATGAATATGTATAAACTCCTCATCGAGGAAAATACAGATATGACTGTGACAGTCAAACCTAATTTTGGGAAGACCGACTTTCTTTATCAAGCTCTGAAAAAAGGTGATATTGATATCTATCCTGAGTTTACCGGTACGATTACTGGAACTCTTTTGCAGCCTGCTCCAAAGGTCAGCACTGATGCTGAAGAAGTCTTTGAAGTAGCGCGTGATGGCATTAAGAAACAGGACAATCTAGTCTTGCTCAATCACATGGCTTATCAAAATACATATGCCATCGCAGTACCTAAGAGTGTCGCCAAAGAATACAATCTTAAGACCATCTCTGATCTTAAAGCAGTTCAAGACAAGCTCAAGGCAGGGTTTACCTTGGAATTTAACGACCGTGAAGATGGAAACAAGGGACTTCAGTCTGTCTATGGACTGAACCTCAATGTATCAACTATGGAGCCAGCCCTCCGCTATGATGCGATTAAATCAGGTGATATTCAGATTATGGAAGTCTATTCAACTGACCCTGAAATTGAGCGCTATCAACTTCAGATTTTAGAAGACGATAAACATCTTTTCCCTCCTTATCAAGGAGCGCCTCTCATGAAGGCTGAACTGCTAGAAAAACACCCTGAGTTGGAAGGTATTCTCAATAAGCTGGCTGGTAAAATTACAGAAAGCCAGATGAGCCAGATGAATTATCAAGTCGGCATTGAAGGTAAAAAGGCCGAAGACGTTGCGCGTGACTATCTGGTCAAGGAAGGACTTTTAAAAAAATAA
- the leuB gene encoding 3-isopropylmalate dehydrogenase gives MTKEIVALAGDGIGPEIMEAGLQVLAAVADKFGFTYHITEKAFGGAGIDAEDHPLPQSTLEAAKEADAILLAAIGSPQYDNALVRPEQGLLALRKELKLYANIRPVKIFDALKHLSPLKAERIAGVDFVVVRELTGGIYFGEHILEDRSARDINDYSYEEVERIVRKAFDIARGRRKRVTSIDKQNVLATSKLWRRVADEVAKDYPDVTLEHQLVDSAAMLMITNPAKFDVVVTENLFGDILSDESSVLSGTLGVMPSASHSAAGPSLYEPIHGSAPDIAGQGIANPISMILSVAMMLRDSFSELEAAEAIEAAVEKTLAQGILTRDLGGQAGTAQMTEAIINNL, from the coding sequence ATGACAAAAGAAATTGTAGCTCTGGCGGGTGACGGGATCGGCCCAGAAATCATGGAGGCTGGTCTCCAAGTGCTGGCTGCTGTTGCGGACAAGTTCGGCTTTACTTATCATATCACGGAGAAGGCTTTTGGGGGGGCTGGTATTGATGCGGAAGATCATCCTCTGCCTCAGTCAACTCTAGAAGCGGCCAAGGAGGCGGATGCTATTCTCCTAGCAGCTATCGGCAGTCCTCAGTATGATAATGCACTGGTTCGTCCTGAGCAAGGCTTGCTCGCTCTGCGCAAGGAACTTAAGCTCTATGCTAATATCCGTCCAGTTAAGATTTTCGATGCTCTGAAGCATTTGTCGCCTTTGAAGGCAGAGCGAATTGCTGGTGTGGACTTCGTTGTCGTACGCGAGCTGACTGGTGGGATTTACTTTGGTGAGCATATTTTAGAGGATAGATCTGCGCGAGATATCAACGACTACAGCTATGAAGAGGTGGAACGAATTGTCCGTAAAGCCTTTGACATCGCGCGTGGTCGCAGAAAGCGCGTGACCAGTATTGACAAGCAAAATGTGCTAGCGACATCCAAACTCTGGCGTAGAGTAGCAGATGAGGTGGCCAAGGATTATCCAGATGTGACCTTGGAGCACCAACTGGTGGACAGCGCTGCTATGCTCATGATTACCAATCCTGCTAAGTTTGATGTTGTAGTAACAGAAAATCTCTTCGGAGATATTCTCTCAGACGAGTCCAGTGTCTTGTCAGGGACGCTGGGAGTTATGCCATCAGCCAGTCATTCAGCTGCAGGCCCCAGTCTTTACGAGCCTATCCATGGTTCGGCTCCAGATATTGCGGGGCAGGGCATTGCCAACCCTATCAGTATGATCCTTTCTGTAGCCATGATGCTGCGGGATAGTTTTTCAGAGCTAGAAGCGGCAGAAGCGATTGAAGCAGCAGTTGAGAAGACTTTGGCTCAAGGGATTCTAACCCGAGATCTGGGTGGTCAGGCAGGGACAGCTCAAATGACGGAGGCCATTATCAATAACTTATGA
- a CDS encoding zinc-binding dehydrogenase codes for MKAVLVKEAGGPEVLQVVEVPKPTVKEGWTLVKVQGFGINHSEIFTRQGLSPSGQFPRILGIECVGLVEETNRPDLQVGQQVISIMGEMGRTFDGGYAEYVLLPDEQVYPVRTKLALESLIALPETYYTAFGSYLNLKIEEGDRVLVRAATSGVGIAFAKLLKGQFPNVYLAGSSRSLGKEKQLKEAGFDQVILDKNGVLQTEEQFDKVLDLVGPSAILDTFARTADGGIICSCGLLGGQWTIPDFDPIELLYRNLYLTTFASGNVSQDKLQALVDFVEYYQVDVRPEKVFSIEQIQEAHAYLESSQSFGKVIVKNEEKE; via the coding sequence ATGAAAGCTGTGCTTGTCAAGGAAGCTGGAGGACCAGAAGTTCTGCAGGTTGTGGAAGTTCCAAAACCGACTGTTAAAGAGGGTTGGACCTTGGTCAAAGTACAAGGATTTGGAATCAACCATAGCGAGATTTTTACTCGTCAAGGACTATCGCCGTCCGGTCAATTCCCACGAATTTTAGGGATTGAATGTGTAGGACTTGTAGAGGAGACCAATCGTCCCGATTTGCAGGTCGGGCAGCAAGTTATCTCCATCATGGGAGAAATGGGGCGTACTTTTGATGGTGGTTATGCTGAGTATGTTTTGCTACCAGATGAACAGGTTTATCCTGTGAGGACAAAGCTTGCTTTGGAAAGTTTAATCGCTCTGCCTGAAACCTACTACACGGCATTTGGCTCTTATCTCAATCTCAAGATTGAGGAGGGAGACCGAGTTCTGGTTCGGGCGGCGACTAGTGGTGTTGGGATTGCTTTTGCAAAGCTTCTCAAAGGGCAATTTCCAAATGTCTATTTAGCGGGAAGTAGCCGTAGTCTGGGCAAGGAAAAGCAACTAAAAGAGGCAGGATTTGACCAGGTGATTTTGGATAAGAATGGCGTTTTGCAAACGGAAGAGCAGTTTGACAAGGTCCTAGATCTTGTCGGTCCGAGTGCTATTCTCGATACATTTGCTCGTACGGCAGATGGTGGTATTATCTGTTCTTGTGGCTTGCTGGGCGGTCAGTGGACTATTCCAGACTTTGACCCTATTGAACTGCTTTACCGCAATCTCTACTTGACTACCTTTGCTTCTGGTAATGTGTCTCAAGACAAGCTACAAGCTTTGGTGGACTTTGTGGAGTATTATCAGGTAGACGTACGACCTGAAAAAGTATTTTCTATTGAGCAAATCCAGGAAGCTCATGCTTATCTGGAAAGTAGCCAGTCTTTTGGCAAGGTTATCGTAAAAAATGAGGAGAAAGAATGA
- a CDS encoding MarR family winged helix-turn-helix transcriptional regulator, which produces MKDSHLVAHHIRLLNGRIFQKLLSQDPEALYRSEQGKILTVLWNSETGCATATDIALETGLANNTLTTMLKKLEEQGLVTFSQCGSDKRKKYVKLTEQGWSQKEVGHRVSQKLDAIFYKGFSEDEIRQFENYQERILANLKEKANEA; this is translated from the coding sequence ATGAAAGATAGTCATTTAGTTGCCCATCATATTCGTTTGTTGAATGGGCGGATTTTTCAAAAGTTACTGAGTCAGGATCCTGAAGCCCTTTATCGCAGTGAGCAGGGCAAGATTCTCACAGTTTTATGGAATAGTGAAACGGGCTGCGCGACGGCGACAGATATTGCGCTGGAGACAGGACTAGCCAATAATACGCTGACAACTATGCTAAAAAAACTGGAAGAGCAGGGTTTGGTGACCTTTAGTCAGTGTGGTTCAGACAAGCGAAAAAAATATGTCAAGTTGACGGAGCAAGGTTGGTCCCAGAAAGAAGTTGGGCATCGTGTCAGTCAAAAGTTGGATGCGATTTTTTACAAAGGTTTCTCAGAAGATGAAATTCGCCAGTTTGAAAATTATCAGGAACGTATTTTAGCCAATCTGAAAGAGAAAGCAAATGAGGCATAA
- a CDS encoding nuclear transport factor 2 family protein: MSKQVENAQNLYIHAIQNGRVAEAQAQSVGDIYIQHSTGVPDGKEGFAAFFANFFERHPEREMKIVRTIEDGNLVFVHVHQFLNGGEAQWVTTDTFRADENGRIVEHWDVIDYYRTPENDQLDQIFGDFEITDLDKTAENKKIVRRFLTEIFQNGELEQWNDYVAEDLIQHNHEIGQGSQAYKNYVAEHGVTFDFVFQLLGQGNYVVSYGQTQIDGVAYAQYDIFRLENGLIVEHWDNKEVMPKVEDLTNRGKF, encoded by the coding sequence ATGTCAAAACAAGTTGAAAATGCGCAAAATTTATATATTCATGCCATTCAAAACGGTCGTGTTGCCGAGGCTCAGGCTCAGTCTGTAGGAGATATCTACATTCAGCACTCGACAGGTGTGCCAGATGGGAAAGAAGGGTTTGCGGCTTTCTTTGCAAATTTCTTTGAGCGTCATCCCGAGCGTGAGATGAAAATTGTTCGCACCATTGAGGATGGCAATCTGGTCTTTGTCCACGTCCATCAATTTCTCAATGGTGGGGAAGCGCAATGGGTGACGACAGATACTTTCCGTGCGGATGAGAATGGCCGCATCGTGGAGCATTGGGATGTCATTGACTACTATCGAACACCTGAAAATGACCAATTAGATCAAATTTTTGGTGATTTTGAAATCACGGATTTGGATAAGACAGCAGAAAATAAAAAAATCGTTCGTCGTTTTTTGACAGAAATTTTCCAAAACGGTGAACTAGAGCAGTGGAATGATTATGTGGCAGAAGATTTGATTCAGCATAATCATGAGATTGGCCAAGGGAGTCAGGCTTATAAAAACTATGTTGCAGAGCATGGGGTTACTTTTGACTTTGTTTTCCAGCTTTTAGGACAAGGAAACTACGTGGTTAGCTATGGGCAGACTCAGATCGATGGGGTGGCTTATGCCCAGTATGACATCTTCCGTTTGGAGAATGGATTAATTGTTGAGCATTGGGACAATAAAGAAGTCATGCCTAAGGTAGAAGACTTGACGAATCGAGGGAAGTTTTAA
- a CDS encoding 2-isopropylmalate synthase, with protein MQKVEFLDTSLRDGEQTPGVNFSIKEKVTIAKQLEKWGISAIEAGFPAASPDSFAAVQEIAKVITKASVTGLARSVKSDIDACYEALKDAKHPQIHVFIATSPIHREFKLKKSKEEILAAIKEHVSYARSKFEIVEFSPEDATRTELDFLLQVVQTAVDAGASYINIPDTVGFTTPEEFGNIFKYLIDNVQTEREIIYSPHCHDDLGMAVANSLSAVKYGARRVEGTINGIGERAGNAALEEVAVALEIRKDYYQVETDIVLNETINTSELVSRFSGIPVPKNKAVVGGNAFSHESGIHQDGVLKNPLTYEIITPELVGVKSNSLPLGKLSGRHAFVEKLKELSLDFEESEINELFVKFKVLADKKNEVTDADIRALIAGTTVENPEGFHFNDLQLTTNDDHTITADVQLVNGDGETVNCVAEGKGSVEAIFNAIDQFFNQSVQLLAYNIEAVTDGIDSQARVLVAVENTDTDTIFNSSGIDFDVLKASAIAYIHANTFVQKENAGEIGHQVSYRDLPANN; from the coding sequence ATGCAAAAAGTTGAGTTTCTTGATACCAGCCTTCGGGATGGTGAGCAGACACCGGGAGTGAATTTTTCTATTAAGGAAAAGGTTACCATTGCTAAACAACTAGAAAAATGGGGAATTTCTGCTATTGAAGCTGGTTTCCCAGCTGCTAGTCCAGATTCATTTGCGGCAGTGCAAGAGATTGCTAAAGTCATTACTAAAGCTTCTGTCACTGGCTTGGCGCGTTCGGTTAAGTCTGACATCGATGCTTGCTACGAGGCACTCAAGGATGCCAAACATCCGCAGATTCACGTCTTTATTGCAACCAGTCCCATCCACAGAGAGTTCAAGCTGAAAAAGTCCAAGGAAGAGATTTTAGCAGCCATTAAGGAGCACGTTTCCTATGCTCGCTCCAAGTTTGAGATTGTCGAGTTTTCACCTGAGGACGCAACACGGACCGAGCTGGATTTTCTGCTTCAAGTTGTCCAGACTGCAGTTGATGCGGGGGCTAGCTACATCAACATCCCTGACACAGTGGGCTTTACCACGCCGGAAGAGTTTGGCAATATCTTCAAGTATTTGATAGACAATGTACAAACGGAACGTGAGATTATCTACAGTCCTCACTGTCACGATGATTTGGGAATGGCAGTAGCCAATAGCCTGTCTGCGGTCAAATACGGAGCTAGGCGAGTGGAAGGCACTATCAATGGTATTGGCGAGCGTGCTGGTAATGCTGCGCTGGAAGAAGTAGCGGTTGCCTTGGAAATTCGCAAGGATTATTACCAAGTTGAGACAGACATTGTCCTTAATGAAACCATCAACACTTCTGAGCTGGTATCCCGCTTCTCAGGTATTCCAGTGCCTAAGAACAAGGCGGTCGTTGGCGGCAATGCCTTCTCTCATGAGTCCGGTATCCATCAGGATGGCGTTCTTAAGAATCCACTGACCTATGAAATCATCACACCAGAGCTAGTTGGAGTCAAGAGCAATTCACTGCCGCTTGGCAAGCTGTCTGGTCGCCACGCCTTTGTTGAAAAACTCAAAGAACTGTCTCTGGACTTTGAAGAATCTGAAATTAATGAGCTCTTTGTTAAGTTTAAGGTATTGGCTGATAAGAAAAATGAAGTCACGGACGCTGACATTCGGGCTCTGATTGCTGGAACGACAGTTGAAAATCCAGAAGGCTTCCACTTTAATGATCTGCAGCTGACGACCAATGACGATCATACCATCACAGCAGATGTGCAGTTGGTTAATGGCGACGGCGAGACAGTCAACTGTGTGGCAGAAGGCAAGGGAAGTGTCGAAGCTATCTTTAATGCTATTGACCAATTCTTTAACCAATCTGTCCAGCTCTTAGCCTATAACATTGAGGCCGTGACGGACGGAATTGACTCTCAGGCTCGTGTTTTGGTAGCCGTTGAAAATACGGATACAGATACAATTTTCAACTCCTCTGGTATTGACTTTGATGTTCTTAAAGCCAGCGCCATTGCCTATATCCATGCTAACACCTTTGTGCAAAAGGAAAATGCAGGTGAAATCGGCCATCAGGTATCTTACCGCGATCTGCCTGCAAATAATTAG
- a CDS encoding L-threonylcarbamoyladenylate synthase: MTKHIQWNGTLSQEGYDILKGDGGCIVCPTKVGYIIMTSDKAGLERKFEAKARNRNKPGVVLCGSMDELRALAQLNPEIEAFYQKHWDEDILLGCILPWKPEAFEKLKAYGDGREELMTDVRGTSCFVIKFGKAGEQLAAKLWEEGKMVYASSANPSGKGNRGKVEGIGERIENAVDLVIEADDYVASIQPDKTIETRYEQGVMVSMVDKDGKLIPEQGGQRSISPAPVVIRKGLDIDKIMMHLSDTFNSWDYRQGEYY, translated from the coding sequence ATGACAAAACACATTCAATGGAACGGAACTCTTTCACAAGAAGGTTATGACATCCTGAAAGGCGATGGCGGCTGTATCGTTTGCCCAACCAAGGTGGGTTACATCATTATGACCAGCGATAAGGCAGGTTTGGAACGCAAGTTCGAAGCTAAAGCTCGTAACCGTAACAAACCAGGTGTTGTCCTCTGTGGCAGTATGGATGAGCTTCGTGCTTTGGCTCAGCTAAATCCGGAAATTGAAGCTTTTTATCAAAAGCATTGGGATGAAGACATTCTCTTGGGTTGTATCCTTCCATGGAAGCCAGAAGCTTTTGAAAAGCTCAAAGCCTATGGCGACGGTCGGGAAGAGCTGATGACAGATGTTCGTGGCACTAGCTGTTTTGTTATTAAGTTTGGTAAGGCGGGCGAGCAGCTGGCAGCTAAGCTTTGGGAAGAAGGCAAGATGGTTTATGCATCCTCAGCTAACCCATCCGGTAAAGGAAACCGCGGCAAGGTCGAAGGAATTGGCGAGCGCATCGAAAACGCTGTTGACTTAGTCATTGAAGCAGATGACTATGTAGCCTCTATCCAGCCAGACAAGACCATTGAAACTCGCTATGAGCAAGGTGTTATGGTCTCTATGGTGGACAAGGATGGAAAACTGATTCCAGAACAAGGTGGGCAACGTTCCATCTCACCAGCACCAGTGGTCATCCGCAAAGGCTTGGACATCGACAAAATCATGATGCACCTGTCCGATACTTTCAACTCATGGGATTACCGTCAAGGTGAATATTACTAA
- the leuD gene encoding 3-isopropylmalate dehydratase small subunit has product MEKFTIYTGTTVPLMNDNIDTDQILPKQFLKLIDKKGFGKYLMYAWRYLDNRYTEDPDFVFNRPEYRKATILITGDNFGAGSSREHAAWALADYGFKVVIAGSFGDIHYNNELNNGMLPIVQPLEVRQVLANLKPTDEVTVDLEQQKIFSPVGEFSFDIDGEWKHKLLNGLDDIGITLQYEDLIAEYEKNRPSYWQ; this is encoded by the coding sequence ATGGAAAAATTTACAATCTACACGGGGACAACAGTCCCCCTCATGAACGATAATATCGATACGGACCAAATTTTGCCCAAGCAGTTTCTCAAGTTGATTGATAAAAAAGGCTTTGGTAAGTACCTCATGTACGCTTGGCGTTATCTGGACAATCGATATACTGAAGATCCTGATTTCGTCTTTAATAGACCAGAGTACCGCAAGGCGACTATTCTGATTACAGGGGATAATTTCGGAGCGGGTTCCTCTCGGGAGCACGCTGCCTGGGCCTTGGCTGACTATGGCTTTAAAGTAGTTATTGCCGGATCTTTCGGGGATATTCACTACAATAACGAGCTGAATAACGGAATGTTGCCTATCGTTCAGCCACTGGAAGTCCGGCAAGTTTTGGCTAACCTGAAGCCGACGGATGAAGTGACGGTGGATTTGGAGCAGCAGAAGATTTTTTCACCGGTGGGAGAATTCTCCTTTGACATCGATGGAGAATGGAAGCACAAGCTCCTCAACGGTCTGGATGACATCGGTATTACCCTGCAGTATGAGGATTTGATTGCAGAATATGAAAAAAATCGTCCCTCTTATTGGCAGTAA